A stretch of the Desulfobacter sp. genome encodes the following:
- a CDS encoding NAD-glutamate dehydrogenase, with protein sequence MGTQSQGPVSAGTYIINQARQNHLNPSLLYEAVIDLSSEGLITANCINRAAGILLNDLALPQYFFETITKDSLKHILASIAKSLKVQGDKVELSSWVADIDLDLFQGSQVQRVRIATKETRDSVEALLDTQLTGHRREYYYNPEKDYYTYIFRTETVADFPSDRFSDTRFLFGLDQDYTQTPRLTRNRYEQFLESTSDSVLPMIEVFNLSDIGEIRFMFNSDFERPQLAVLRQIFNDHSLVITRAYWEPYYNDAALPSSICSLYVKGELSRQQEACLVDDLSAFLSFSVNGVTKLYVAGKLTFKEMLFAGNAIDFTHMFIFNERGNSSDREIMESLDNADHKAAFAGRIHESNKFTYVSRTIMETVCAHPDLIQFLFRLFERKFDPAGPCDLCPADLEAKWDAFDRMLAVRFMDFPLGRDIFAFMFKLVPATLKTNFYKPAKRSFAFRMDNQVMDPLVFEQFVFGVFFVNGHYACGTHLRADDIARGGLRMIRVTPGNHAMELDNAVLLNYALGPKAQRLKHKDICESGSKGVVVPHALYASYAMDSLYDYTEGIMDLMLPDPHVHDHFGQPEMIFFGPDEGTAPLMDAVAFRAKQRGYAHWRTITTGKSFGIPHDAYGLLDNGDVFGLLEHDHKTTELALNGKVVETTSDMDKIWNRIGGKIEISGMTTTSVMGAFRTLIQHYGAKEENLNLMMTGGPDGDLGSNEIQCYKGKICLIIDGGSVLFDPDGLDKKALMKLGFMRHSSPRVNSLEYPVEKLGKNGFQVPLKGKNISLPDGRIVEDGAIFHRNFITDPKNRKYIEQADIQAFIPCGGFKDTINHANVRAFASLFTGLRFIVEGANVFFDDAARRYIASSTDIRQIKDSSANKGGVFSSAVAEVLTAFLFEDDYEKRLMEDVKTRWALIRDIMGLVSTYAAAETRMLIKIHEANPEIPLFVLSVKTSEQIFEFQHLVAEHLDQLTAKTDLLWEVLKSYIPEVLVKGLGREAILNIMNEKPAYRDAIITKKMASLAFYEHGLDWEAYAASAKSDFMGAMSTLFNVE encoded by the coding sequence ATGGGGACTCAATCCCAAGGCCCTGTTTCAGCAGGCACCTACATTATCAACCAGGCCAGACAAAATCATCTCAACCCCAGTCTTTTATACGAGGCGGTTATTGACCTGTCCTCCGAAGGTCTGATTACTGCAAACTGCATTAACAGGGCCGCAGGTATTCTGCTCAACGATTTGGCCCTGCCCCAATATTTTTTTGAAACCATTACCAAAGATTCCCTTAAACACATCCTGGCCTCCATCGCCAAAAGCCTAAAGGTTCAGGGGGACAAGGTGGAGCTTTCTTCCTGGGTGGCAGACATTGATCTGGACCTTTTCCAGGGCAGCCAGGTTCAGCGGGTCCGCATTGCCACAAAGGAGACCCGGGATTCGGTGGAAGCGCTTTTGGACACCCAGCTGACCGGTCATAGAAGAGAATACTACTATAACCCTGAAAAAGATTATTATACCTATATATTCAGGACCGAGACAGTGGCTGATTTTCCTTCGGACAGGTTTTCAGACACCCGGTTTTTATTCGGCCTGGACCAGGATTATACCCAGACCCCGAGGCTGACCCGGAACCGGTATGAGCAGTTCCTTGAGTCCACCTCCGATTCGGTTCTTCCCATGATCGAGGTGTTTAACCTGTCGGATATCGGAGAAATCAGGTTTATGTTTAACTCTGATTTTGAACGTCCCCAGTTGGCCGTGCTCCGGCAGATATTCAACGATCACAGCCTTGTCATTACAAGGGCCTATTGGGAACCCTATTACAACGATGCCGCTCTGCCCTCTTCCATATGTTCACTCTATGTTAAAGGGGAATTGTCAAGGCAGCAGGAAGCCTGCCTTGTTGACGATCTCAGTGCCTTTTTGAGTTTTTCCGTCAATGGGGTGACAAAACTATACGTGGCAGGAAAGCTTACGTTTAAAGAGATGCTTTTTGCCGGTAATGCAATTGACTTTACCCATATGTTCATCTTTAACGAGCGGGGCAATTCAAGTGACCGGGAAATCATGGAAAGCCTTGACAATGCAGACCATAAGGCTGCATTTGCCGGCAGGATTCATGAGTCCAACAAGTTTACCTATGTTTCCAGGACCATCATGGAAACCGTTTGTGCCCATCCGGACCTGATTCAGTTTCTGTTCAGGCTTTTTGAGCGTAAATTCGATCCGGCCGGGCCCTGCGATCTTTGTCCAGCTGATCTGGAGGCAAAATGGGACGCCTTTGACCGGATGCTGGCAGTGCGATTCATGGACTTTCCTTTGGGCCGTGATATTTTTGCCTTTATGTTCAAACTGGTCCCGGCCACCTTGAAAACCAATTTTTACAAGCCTGCAAAACGCTCGTTTGCATTCAGGATGGACAACCAGGTCATGGATCCTCTGGTCTTTGAACAATTTGTATTCGGTGTCTTTTTTGTCAACGGCCATTATGCCTGCGGCACCCATTTGCGGGCCGATGATATCGCAAGGGGCGGGCTGCGAATGATCCGGGTCACACCGGGCAACCATGCCATGGAACTGGACAATGCCGTATTGCTCAACTATGCGTTAGGTCCCAAGGCCCAGCGTCTTAAACACAAGGATATTTGCGAGAGCGGATCCAAAGGGGTGGTGGTTCCCCATGCCCTTTACGCGTCCTACGCCATGGATTCGCTTTACGATTATACCGAAGGAATCATGGATCTCATGTTGCCTGATCCCCATGTCCATGACCATTTCGGCCAGCCTGAGATGATCTTTTTCGGACCGGATGAAGGCACGGCACCGTTGATGGATGCCGTGGCGTTCAGGGCCAAACAAAGGGGATATGCCCATTGGCGGACCATTACCACGGGTAAAAGCTTCGGGATTCCCCATGACGCCTACGGACTTTTGGACAATGGGGATGTTTTCGGGCTCTTGGAGCATGATCACAAGACAACGGAACTTGCCCTTAACGGAAAGGTGGTTGAAACCACCTCGGACATGGACAAAATCTGGAACCGTATTGGCGGAAAAATTGAGATCAGCGGCATGACCACCACCTCGGTCATGGGGGCTTTCCGCACCCTGATCCAGCATTATGGGGCAAAGGAAGAAAATCTGAACCTCATGATGACAGGCGGACCTGACGGGGATTTGGGGTCCAATGAGATCCAATGCTACAAGGGAAAGATTTGTCTGATCATTGACGGGGGATCCGTGCTCTTTGATCCGGACGGCTTGGACAAGAAAGCCTTGATGAAACTGGGGTTCATGCGCCATTCATCTCCTCGGGTCAACTCCCTTGAATACCCGGTTGAAAAATTGGGTAAAAACGGATTTCAGGTCCCGTTAAAGGGGAAAAATATCAGCCTTCCCGACGGTCGTATTGTGGAGGACGGGGCTATTTTTCACAGAAATTTTATCACAGATCCCAAGAATCGAAAATATATTGAACAGGCCGATATCCAGGCTTTTATCCCCTGCGGGGGATTCAAGGACACCATCAACCATGCCAATGTCAGGGCCTTTGCCTCCCTTTTTACGGGGTTGCGCTTTATTGTGGAAGGGGCAAATGTCTTTTTTGATGATGCCGCAAGACGGTATATTGCCTCATCCACGGATATCCGCCAGATTAAGGACAGCTCGGCCAACAAGGGAGGGGTCTTTTCCTCTGCCGTGGCTGAAGTGCTCACCGCCTTTTTGTTTGAAGATGACTATGAAAAAAGACTCATGGAAGATGTGAAAACCCGGTGGGCATTGATTCGGGATATCATGGGGCTTGTTTCCACCTATGCGGCGGCAGAAACCCGGATGCTGATCAAGATTCATGAGGCCAACCCGGAGATTCCTCTGTTTGTGCTTTCCGTAAAAACCAGCGAACAGATTTTTGAGTTCCAGCATCTGGTGGCAGAGCATCTTGACCAGCTCACGGCCAAAACTGATCTGCTTTGGGAAGTGCTCAAATCCTATATCCCCGAGGTGCTGGTCAAAGGTCTGGGACGGGAGGCTATTTTAAATATTATGAATGAAAAACCAGCCTACCGGGATGCCATCATCACCAAGAAGATGGCATCTCTGGCATTTTATGAGCACGGACTTGACTGGGAGGCCTATGCCGCTTCAGCCAAATCCGATTTCATGGGCGCCATGTCAACCCTGTTTAATGTTGAGTAA